The Geothrix sp. DNA segment CAGGGGCCCGCCCACTACGCCCTGGGCCGGGGGTACCTGGCGCTGCGGGAATACGCAGAGGCTGTCCGGCACCTGGCGGCCGCCTGGAGTTCGGGGTTCCAGGCCCCGGAAGTGGCGCACGGCCTCGCGCTGACACGGCTGAAGCAGTATGAGAACCGGAGGCTCGAACTCGTCGGCCAACTCGCCTCGCGGGAGGACCTGCGCAAAGTCGCCGCCGAGATGGTCCCGCTGGCCCTGACGTGGATGGCGCGCGCCAAAGGGGCCAGCGTGGACCACCCCGAGTACGGCATCGGGCTCGCCGCCCAGGCCGAAGGGCGCCACGACGAAGCGGATCGGCACTACGCCCTCGCCCTGGACCAGGCGCCCTGGCTGTTCGAGGTCTGGGGCTCCCGGGCCGCCAATGCCGTGGAGGCGGTGTTCGCGACCACCGACACGCCCGGTTACGACCGCATCCATGCCCAGTACAAGCGGGCCCTGGGCTACCTGAATGAGGCCGAGCAGATCGCCCCGAGCGATGACGAGGCCGTCCTCCGGCACTCGAACCTCGTCACCTCGGAGGGGATCTCCCAGGCGGCCCGCCACCGCCGCCGGGCCGAGCCCTTTCTGGAGGCCCACCGGCTGCTGGAAATCGCGCTGCGGATCCGCCCGGATGCCGAAGAGCCCCGCATCACCCTGCCGAACAGCGCCCTGCAGGTGGGATTCATCCAGCTGTCCAACGGGGGCGATCCAGCCCCCCTCGTGCGGAAGGCCGCCCAGGACCTGGAAGCCTTCGCCCCGCGCGAGGCCTGGACCCGCGAATCGGACTGGACCGCCGCCAAGGGGACCCTGCACCACCTCTGGTGGGTGGTCGCCGAGGCCGACCAGCGCTTCGGCCGCAGTCCCGACCAGGCCCTCGCCCGCGCCCGGCACTGGCGCGACCAGGTACCCGCCGACCCCCATCACGCCTTCTCCCGGCTCATTGAAGCGAAGCACCTGGCCGATCGGGGCGCGGACCCGAGGCCCATCTACGAAGAGACCCTCCAGGTCCTGGACAGCCTCGGCACCCGGGCCAACTTCAAGGGCACCGTGTTCTACAACAGCACCCTGGGACAGGCCCTCTTCGAGCGGGGCGCCTGGGAGTGGGCCCACCATCGCGGAGGCCAGGACGCCCTGCGCAGGGCTGCCCGGCAGCTGGAACCCAACCTGAAGATCGACCCCCAGTTCGCCTACACCTTCTACCACCTGCCCAGGGCCCACGCTCTGCTCGCCCGGATGGCCCTCGCCGCGGGGCAGGATCCCTGGCCCCACGTGAAGGCCGCCCTCGCCACGGGGAAGCAGGGCCAGGCCATCAACCCGGACAATGCCAACCTGCACCTGGCCGCGGCGGATGCCCTCCTGGCCGAAGGCCAGGCGCGGGCCAGCGGAGGACTGGACGCGACCCGCTCCTGGGCGGACTGTCGCGCCGCCCTCGCCCTGGGGGAGCGGGCCAATCCCCGGGACTACCGGCTCAAGCTGCTGCAGGCGGAAGCGGAGCTCGCCGAGGCCGAAGCCGGCGGAAATTCCACCCTGCACCTTCAAGCCGCCCGGATCGCCTGTCAGGCCGGACTGGCGCTCAAGCGGAATGAACCGCAATTCCGTCGTCTGCTGGCCCGCCTGGGCAGCCCTGAGGCGGGGGCCCCCCGGCCCTGAGGTGAGGTCGAAGCCACGGCCACCCTCTCCAACTCTCGACCCATAGGTCCTTTTATAGACAACACTTCGGGCTGTGGGATGATGGGTTCCCCTTTCCGGAGCAACCATGAATCCTTCCCTTCTCACCCGCGAGGCCCTGGGCCAGTTCGCCAACGAAAGCCGCGCGGCTTTCGAGGCGGAGCTGAAAACCCTGGTGGAGATCCCCTCCATCAGCGCCGACCCGGCCCGGCAGGGCGACGTGCGGCGCGTGGCGGAGGCGGCGCGGGCCCTGTTCGAGCGGCACGGTGGCAAGGCCGAGATCCTGGAAACCAGCGGGAATCCGCTCATCCACGGATGGTTCGGCGAGGATCCCAGCCTGCCCACCATCACGGTCTACAACCACATGGACGTGCAGCCCGCCAACGAACCCGAGTGGACGGCCGAGCCCTTCACCTTCGTGGTGGACGGCGACACCTACCGCGGGCGCGGCAGCACGGACGACAAGGGCCCGGCCGTGACGGCATTCTTCGGCGCCCTGGCGGCCCGGCGCGCAGGCGTGCCCCTCAACATCCACTTCCTCTGGGAGACCGAGGAGGAGATCGGCTCCCCCAGCTTCGAAGGCGGGCTCAACCGGCACAAGGACCGCCTGAAGACCAACGCCATCGTGGTGAGCGACACGGTCTGGATCACCCGCGGCAAGCCCAGCACCCCCGCGGGCCTGCGCGGCCTCAAGGGCTTCCGCCTCACGCTGGAGACGGCCGACCACGACCTGCACAGCGGCGTGGTGGGCGGCGCCGCGCGCAACCCGCTCTCCGAGCTGATCAAGGTGGTCGCCGAGATGATGGACGGCGAGACCGGCAAGGTGAAGATCCCCGGCTTCTACGACGAGGTGGTGAAGCCCTCCAAGCAGGAGCTGGAGGAGTGGGCCCACGCGGGCTTCAGCGTGGAGACCTTCAAGAAGGACCACATGATCACCGGCATGCGCACCGAGGATCCCATCAAGGTCATGAAGCGCGTCTGGGGCCGTCCCACCATGGAGGTGCACGGCATGGTCGGCGGCTACACCGGCCCCGGCATCAAGAGCGCCGTGCCGCCCCGCGCCGAGGTCAAGATGAGCTGCCGCCTGGTGCCCGACATGGACGAGCACAAGACCATCGCCCGCATCCGCGCCTTCGTGAACGAGCGCTTCCCCGACGTGCAGTTCCACGAGGAGCACGGCTTGGCACCCTTCAAGGGCCACGTCACCGGCCCCTACGCCGAGGCCATCAAGGATGCCTACAAGTTCGCCTTCAATGCCCCCTGCAGCTTCACCCGCGAGGGCGGCAGCATCGGCGCCGTGAAGACCATGGAGGATCTCCTGGGCTGTGAAGTCTTCTTCCTCGGGCTGAGCCTCCCCAGCCACGGCTACCACGCCCCCAACGAGAACTACGACTGGGAGCAGGCCGGTGGCGGCATCGCGGCCTTTGCGCACTACTTCCAGACGGTGAGCGGCATCAAGAACTGATGGCCGTTCCTTGCGAAAATCGCCGGCCGTTGGCCGGCGATTTTCGTCAGAACGTGCCTTGGACGAGGCCGCCGTCCACCAGCAGGCTCTGGCCGGTCACATAGGAGGCCGGGCCGCTGCACAGGAAGGCGATGACACTGCCCACCTCGGCCGGCTCGCCGATGCGCCGGGCAGGGATGGCGGCCGCCTGGCGGGCGAAGTGCTCCTCGACGGTGATGTTGTCGGCCTTGGATTTCACTTCGGCCAAGTGCAGCTGCCGGTCGGTCATGACATGACCCGGCAGCAGGGCGTTGACGGTGATCCCGTCGGCGGCGGTCTCCAGGGCGAGGGTGCGTGTGAGGCCCGACAGTCCGGCACGCAGGGTGGAGCTGATGGTGAGCAGAGGATAGGGCTGCTTGGCCACCAGGCTCGTGATGTGGACGATGCGGCCCCACTTCCGCGCCTTCATGGCCGGCAGCACCAGGCGGGTCATGCGCACCACGTTCAGCAGGGTGGAGTCCACGCCGGAGGTCCAGTCCTCATCGCTGAGGTGGTCGAAGGTCGCGGCCTTGGGGCCGCCCGTGTTGGTGATGAGGATGTCCACCGGGCCCAGGGCCGCCACGGTGGCCGCGTGCCAGCGGGCCAGGTCCTCGGCGCTGGAGATGTCCGCCGCCACCGCCAGGGCGCGGATTCCCAGGGCCGCCAGCTCCGCCCGGGTCACCTCCAGGGCCTCGGCGCCCCGGCCGCAGATGGAGACCGCGCAGCCCTCGGCCCCCAGCGCCAGGGCCGCCGCTCGGCCGAGGCCCTTGCTGCCCGCCGCCACCATCGCCACCTTGCCCCGAATGCCCAGATCCATGTCGTCCTCCAGGCCCCCAGGATAGGCGCTTCCGCCCTTGCTATGCTCAGGCCACGCTCCTCCAGGGGAACCCCATGACGGCCAAGCGCCTTCCGTTGTCATTGCTCCTGTTCGTCACCGCGGCCTTCCTGCTGCTGGGCTGGCATCCCAGGGCGGACCGCTTCACCTGGTTCATGGAGAACGTCCCGGTGATCATCGGCGTGCCGGCGCTGGTGCTCACCCACCGGCGCTTCCCGCTCACGAATCTGCTCTATGTCCTGATCGCCCTGCACTGCCTGGTGCTGATGGTGGGGGGCTACTGGACTTATGCGGAAGTGCCCGCAGGCTTCTGGGTGAAGGGCTGGCTGCATCTGGCGCGCAATCCCTATGACCGGCTGGGCCACCTCTTCCAGGGCTTCGTGCCGGTGCTGATCTTCCGGGAGGTGCTCCTGCGGAAGGGCGTCCTGAAGCCCGGGGGCTGGTCCGTGGTGGTGCTGATCCTCATGGTGCTGGGGCTCAGCGCGGCCTACGAACTGCTGGAGTGGCAGACGGCCGTGTGGACCGGCAGTTCGGCCGATGCCTTCCTGGGCAGCCAGGGCGATCCCTGGGACACCCAGTGGGACATGGCCTGCGCCCTGATCGGGGCCAGCCTGGCCCTGGCCTCCCTTTCTAAGACTCATGATCAATTCATGCATTCCCTTTCCATCGATTAATTCAACCTGGGAAAAGACCGATACATTTTGCAAGGCACCCCGCCCCGATCCCAGGGAGCTCCCATGGTCTTCGAGGAACAGTCTTGGCCAGAGGCATCGGCCCCGACCCATTTCGCGACGGCGGAACGGTCCAGCCCCGAGGAGCTGCGCCTGGAGGCCGAGGCCTGCCTGGGCCACCCGGTGGCCGGATTCCTGATGCACGCCCTGGACGGCCTGGTGCTGATCCTGGACGCCCACCGCCAGATCCTGGCCACCAACGACAAGATGCTCCAGGTGGTGGACACGGCCGATGGCTGCGTCATGGGGCGCCGCCCCGGTGAGCTGTTTGGATGCATCCAGGTGGCGGGCAGCCCTGGAGGCTGCGGCACCAACCACGCATGCGCCCATTGCGGTGCGGTGCTGGCCATTCTGGAAGCCCAGCGGACCGGGAAGCCCATCCAATCCGAGTGCCTCCTCACCCTCCGCCGCGGGGAGCGCACCGAGAGCGTGGAGTTCGAGCTGGTGGCCAGTCCCCTGGCCGTAGGCCCGCACCAGTTCCTCGCGGTGGTGCTGCACGACCTCAGCGCGGTCAAGCGGCGGGACGCACTGGAGCGCCTGTTCTATCACGACGTGGCCAACCTCATGCAGGGCATCCGGGGCTGGGCGGACCTGCTCGCCTCGGGGGCCAGCACCTCCAGAGACATCGCGCAGAAGCTCGCACACCTGACCGATCTGCTGGACCGGGAGCTGAAGAGCCATCACGCCATGGCCCAGGCCGAACATGGAGAGCTGAAACCCCGGGTACGGGCCGTTCTGCCCCTGGAGATCCTGGTGGATGTCGGCGACCTGCTGAGCCGGCATGCATTGGCCCGAGACCGGGACGTGGAGCTCCTCCCCGCCCCGGAGGAGCAGATCCACACCGATCCCGAGCTGCTGTCCCGGGTGGTGCTGAACATGGCGGTGAATGCCGTGGAGGCCTCCTTCATGGGCGAGACCATCACCCTCTCGGCCCAGCTCGAGGGGCCGGACATCCGCTTCCAGGTCCACAACCCCGGCGAGATCCCGGCGGACATCCGCACCCGCATCTTCCAGCGCTCCTTCAGCACCAAGGGCGCCGCCGGACGAGGTCTCGGCACCTATGCCATGAAGCTCTTCGGCGAGAACGTGCTGCGCGGGAAGGTGGGCTTCGACACCGGGCCCGAAGGCACCACCTTCTGGATCCTGATCACCCGATAGTTCAGGACTGTGTGGGGCGCGGCGCCGCCGGAGGCGGGCAGCCCTGGGCCTGTCCCAGACCCTTGAGGTAGGACCGCCGCACGATCCCCGCCGCGATGGCCTTGGTGACCTGCCGCGAGGCCCGCTCGGCACCCGTCAGCTTCCGCACCCAGCCCCGGAAGGGGATCAGCGCCTCGGCGCTGCTCTTCACGGCGCCCACCGCCGCCTCGTCGA contains these protein-coding regions:
- a CDS encoding serine/threonine-protein kinase, with amino-acid sequence MTLLESDPSPEPGTMPPWARSADCVAVDRYLLGPELGRGGMGRVHAAWDPVLKRVVALKLLLGHDPDLHLRLLREARTQAKLDHPGICRIHDLGHSEGRPYIAMQLVQGRSLVDLHPELDFRAMASVMADVAEAIHAAHLAGLIHRDLKPANILVETRPDGSLRPCVVDFGLARDLTLLDQTLSWAVMGTPAFMSPEQTQGEALGPSTDIYSLGATLYALVTGQPPYEGSTLAGLITNQSDSGVRAVRRLNPGVPRDLETITLKCLEREPARRYGTAKDLGADLRRFLADEPIQARPVGPLGRLWRWSKRRPALAATATTGILASVLLLAWNGHIRATSRLREEAAQRFALEIRDAEHLLRIERMMPRHDIRPAEARLRTRMAAIQDEMARLGGSAQGPAHYALGRGYLALREYAEAVRHLAAAWSSGFQAPEVAHGLALTRLKQYENRRLELVGQLASREDLRKVAAEMVPLALTWMARAKGASVDHPEYGIGLAAQAEGRHDEADRHYALALDQAPWLFEVWGSRAANAVEAVFATTDTPGYDRIHAQYKRALGYLNEAEQIAPSDDEAVLRHSNLVTSEGISQAARHRRRAEPFLEAHRLLEIALRIRPDAEEPRITLPNSALQVGFIQLSNGGDPAPLVRKAAQDLEAFAPREAWTRESDWTAAKGTLHHLWWVVAEADQRFGRSPDQALARARHWRDQVPADPHHAFSRLIEAKHLADRGADPRPIYEETLQVLDSLGTRANFKGTVFYNSTLGQALFERGAWEWAHHRGGQDALRRAARQLEPNLKIDPQFAYTFYHLPRAHALLARMALAAGQDPWPHVKAALATGKQGQAINPDNANLHLAAADALLAEGQARASGGLDATRSWADCRAALALGERANPRDYRLKLLQAEAELAEAEAGGNSTLHLQAARIACQAGLALKRNEPQFRRLLARLGSPEAGAPRP
- a CDS encoding M20/M25/M40 family metallo-hydrolase; protein product: MNPSLLTREALGQFANESRAAFEAELKTLVEIPSISADPARQGDVRRVAEAARALFERHGGKAEILETSGNPLIHGWFGEDPSLPTITVYNHMDVQPANEPEWTAEPFTFVVDGDTYRGRGSTDDKGPAVTAFFGALAARRAGVPLNIHFLWETEEEIGSPSFEGGLNRHKDRLKTNAIVVSDTVWITRGKPSTPAGLRGLKGFRLTLETADHDLHSGVVGGAARNPLSELIKVVAEMMDGETGKVKIPGFYDEVVKPSKQELEEWAHAGFSVETFKKDHMITGMRTEDPIKVMKRVWGRPTMEVHGMVGGYTGPGIKSAVPPRAEVKMSCRLVPDMDEHKTIARIRAFVNERFPDVQFHEEHGLAPFKGHVTGPYAEAIKDAYKFAFNAPCSFTREGGSIGAVKTMEDLLGCEVFFLGLSLPSHGYHAPNENYDWEQAGGGIAAFAHYFQTVSGIKN
- a CDS encoding SDR family oxidoreductase; amino-acid sequence: MDLGIRGKVAMVAAGSKGLGRAAALALGAEGCAVSICGRGAEALEVTRAELAALGIRALAVAADISSAEDLARWHAATVAALGPVDILITNTGGPKAATFDHLSDEDWTSGVDSTLLNVVRMTRLVLPAMKARKWGRIVHITSLVAKQPYPLLTISSTLRAGLSGLTRTLALETAADGITVNALLPGHVMTDRQLHLAEVKSKADNITVEEHFARQAAAIPARRIGEPAEVGSVIAFLCSGPASYVTGQSLLVDGGLVQGTF
- a CDS encoding DUF2238 domain-containing protein, which gives rise to MTAKRLPLSLLLFVTAAFLLLGWHPRADRFTWFMENVPVIIGVPALVLTHRRFPLTNLLYVLIALHCLVLMVGGYWTYAEVPAGFWVKGWLHLARNPYDRLGHLFQGFVPVLIFREVLLRKGVLKPGGWSVVVLILMVLGLSAAYELLEWQTAVWTGSSADAFLGSQGDPWDTQWDMACALIGASLALASLSKTHDQFMHSLSID
- a CDS encoding sensor histidine kinase, with the translated sequence MVFEEQSWPEASAPTHFATAERSSPEELRLEAEACLGHPVAGFLMHALDGLVLILDAHRQILATNDKMLQVVDTADGCVMGRRPGELFGCIQVAGSPGGCGTNHACAHCGAVLAILEAQRTGKPIQSECLLTLRRGERTESVEFELVASPLAVGPHQFLAVVLHDLSAVKRRDALERLFYHDVANLMQGIRGWADLLASGASTSRDIAQKLAHLTDLLDRELKSHHAMAQAEHGELKPRVRAVLPLEILVDVGDLLSRHALARDRDVELLPAPEEQIHTDPELLSRVVLNMAVNAVEASFMGETITLSAQLEGPDIRFQVHNPGEIPADIRTRIFQRSFSTKGAAGRGLGTYAMKLFGENVLRGKVGFDTGPEGTTFWILITR